One region of Primulina tabacum isolate GXHZ01 chromosome 1, ASM2559414v2, whole genome shotgun sequence genomic DNA includes:
- the LOC142504882 gene encoding auxin-induced protein 15A-like, with protein MVIRQILKRSLSSEKRSNSTGSSDVPKGYCVVYVGESEYKQGFVIPISYFNNLSFQDLLRQAEEEYGFCHPMGGLAIPYSEDLFVDVTSRLSRT; from the coding sequence ATGGTCATTCGACAAATACTTAAACGATCTTTATCAAGTGAGAAAAGATCGAATTCGACTGGATCATCTGATGTTCCAAAAGGATATTGTGTTGTTTATGTTGGGGAGAGTGAATATAAGCAAGGATTTGTCATTCCCATATCATATTtcaataatctttcatttcaagATTTGCTACGTCAAGCTGAAGAAGAATACGGATTTTGTCATCCAATGGGAGGCCTCGCCATTCCTTACAGTGAAGATTTGTTTGTTGATGTCACCTCTCGCTTGAGCAGAACATGA